A portion of the Rhodopseudomonas sp. BAL398 genome contains these proteins:
- a CDS encoding RidA family protein gives MPIQHIPAKHGAPPLSSAARIGDLLFISGTPGFDDNRQLPDDFAAQFAFVVKGLQLVLDQAGATMRHLVKVNVLLTRASDVAPMNKLYAEAFGPAPYPARTTCVVQALPDPKMLIEIEAVASLVTD, from the coding sequence ATGCCGATCCAGCACATTCCCGCCAAGCATGGTGCGCCGCCGCTCTCCTCGGCCGCGCGAATCGGCGACCTGTTATTCATCTCCGGCACGCCCGGCTTCGACGACAATCGCCAGCTGCCGGATGATTTCGCCGCGCAATTTGCGTTTGTGGTGAAGGGGCTGCAGCTCGTGCTCGATCAGGCCGGCGCCACGATGCGGCATCTGGTCAAGGTCAATGTGCTGCTGACCCGTGCCTCCGACGTCGCGCCGATGAACAAGCTTTATGCCGAAGCGTTTGGCCCGGCGCCCTATCCGGCGCGCACCACCTGCGTGGTGCAGGCGCTGCCCGACCCGAAGATGCTGATCGAGATCGAGGCCGTGGCGTCGCTGGTCACAGACTGA
- a CDS encoding GGDEF domain-containing protein, whose translation MVPFEWNALFETGNARIDSQHRKLFELTNELAGAVQNGEKLPEISALVLKLRDYAATHFCDEEQLMRCSSLAEQDKTRHACAHRSFIKKVEELAARDDLSNVEAVSGFLQFLVTWLVTHILKLDHRMTKALLEKRAVDNDRPIPIEQILISALMESERRFRVISDEAPALIWICGHDGARNFANKAWFDLVGEPASAAATIDWTSYLHPEDKERYLALIAELLRSGLPAKTEFRIRSASGWRWVLEKITPRMDGDQPIGLIASGTDVSDIKLSEGLLTAANRRVEQEVAERTREFKRLAHADPLTGIANRRLLLEQLDSEVASAASGGGALAVLFIDIDHFKSINDSFGHAAGDSVLVQIAATMKGLVRQSDLVGRLGGEEFVVLLLNTEIDAALRVADHVRKAIARCAFKDITRPVTISVGVAGYEAADDAASLLARADHALLQAKRSGRNQCKLGRTQVESRAAEPA comes from the coding sequence ATGGTCCCGTTTGAATGGAACGCGCTGTTCGAGACCGGCAATGCCCGGATCGACAGCCAGCATCGCAAGCTTTTCGAACTCACCAACGAACTCGCCGGCGCGGTCCAGAACGGCGAGAAGCTACCGGAAATATCCGCTCTGGTCCTCAAGCTTCGTGACTACGCGGCCACGCATTTCTGCGACGAAGAGCAATTGATGCGGTGCTCGTCGCTGGCGGAGCAGGACAAGACCCGCCATGCCTGCGCCCACCGCTCCTTCATCAAGAAGGTCGAGGAGCTCGCCGCCCGCGACGATCTTTCGAATGTCGAGGCGGTCAGCGGATTTCTCCAGTTTCTCGTCACCTGGCTGGTGACCCACATTCTGAAACTCGATCATCGCATGACCAAGGCCTTGCTCGAGAAGCGGGCCGTCGATAACGACAGGCCAATCCCGATCGAACAGATTCTGATCTCGGCGCTGATGGAGTCCGAGCGCCGGTTTCGGGTGATCTCGGACGAAGCGCCGGCGCTGATCTGGATTTGCGGCCATGACGGCGCGCGCAACTTCGCCAACAAGGCGTGGTTCGATCTCGTCGGCGAGCCGGCAAGCGCGGCCGCCACGATCGATTGGACCAGCTATCTGCATCCGGAGGACAAGGAGCGCTATCTGGCGCTGATCGCCGAGCTGCTGCGCTCCGGGCTGCCGGCCAAGACCGAGTTTCGGATCCGCAGCGCGTCCGGCTGGCGCTGGGTGCTGGAGAAGATCACGCCGCGGATGGACGGTGACCAGCCGATCGGGCTGATCGCCTCGGGCACCGATGTCAGCGATATCAAACTGTCCGAGGGGCTGTTGACCGCGGCCAACCGCCGGGTCGAGCAGGAAGTGGCGGAGCGCACCCGCGAATTCAAGCGCCTCGCCCACGCCGACCCGTTGACGGGAATTGCCAATCGCCGACTGCTGCTCGAACAGCTCGACAGCGAAGTGGCGAGCGCGGCCAGCGGCGGCGGCGCGCTGGCGGTGCTGTTCATCGACATCGATCACTTCAAGAGCATCAACGACAGCTTTGGACACGCCGCCGGGGATTCGGTTCTGGTCCAGATCGCCGCAACCATGAAGGGCCTGGTCCGCCAAAGCGATCTGGTCGGCAGGTTGGGCGGCGAGGAATTCGTGGTGCTGCTGCTGAACACCGAGATCGACGCCGCGCTGCGCGTTGCCGATCATGTACGCAAGGCGATCGCGCGCTGCGCGTTCAAGGACATCACCAGGCCGGTGACGATCAGCGTCGGCGTCGCCGGCTATGAGGCGGCCGATGACGCCGCGAGCCTGCTCGCCCGTGCCGATCACGCGCTGCTGCAGGCCAAGCGTAGCGGGCGGAACCAATGCAAGCTGGGGCGCACCCAGGTCGAGTCCCGCGCGGCTGAACCGGCCTAG
- a CDS encoding flavin-dependent oxidoreductase gives MSGKVIIAGGGIGGLATALTLHQIGVPCVVYESSREMRPLGVGINLQPNAVRELGDLGITEAALDRVGLPAREWALVGLNGNDIYCEPRGKDAGYRWPQYAAHRGRFHMLLHDEVVKRLGADAMRLGCRVTGYAKTADGVTATIAHADGTMSEDHGALLVGADGIHSAIRAQMHPGQPPIHWGGAVMWRGTTQGKPTRTGASFIGLGTHRQRVVIYPISQPDPSTGLSMLNWIAEVTLDNAEGWKQQGWFRQVPTADFAHHFDGWVWDWLDVPAMIRGSDCAFENPMIDRDPVSTWRDGPVALLGDAAHAMYPTGSNGASQAIIDARELGAALVTHGATEAALAAYDHKLCGPVSQLILRNRGAGPFGLLNLVDERCGGTFDNIDAVIPPAERAAFMAGYKSAAGFAIETLNAAAPTIAPGARVKETVGA, from the coding sequence ATGAGCGGCAAAGTGATCATCGCCGGCGGTGGCATCGGCGGGCTTGCCACCGCGCTGACGCTGCATCAGATCGGCGTGCCCTGCGTGGTCTATGAGTCGAGCCGCGAGATGCGCCCGCTCGGCGTCGGCATCAATCTACAGCCCAATGCGGTGCGCGAACTCGGCGATCTCGGCATCACCGAGGCCGCGCTCGACCGCGTCGGCCTGCCGGCCCGCGAATGGGCGCTAGTCGGCCTCAATGGCAACGACATCTATTGCGAGCCGCGCGGCAAGGACGCCGGCTATCGCTGGCCGCAATACGCCGCGCATCGCGGTCGCTTCCACATGCTGCTGCACGACGAAGTGGTGAAGCGGCTCGGCGCCGACGCGATGCGGCTCGGCTGCCGCGTCACCGGCTACGCCAAGACCGCCGACGGCGTCACCGCGACCATCGCCCATGCCGACGGCACGATGTCGGAGGATCACGGGGCGCTGCTGGTCGGCGCCGACGGCATCCATTCGGCCATCCGCGCCCAGATGCATCCCGGGCAGCCGCCGATCCATTGGGGCGGCGCGGTGATGTGGCGCGGCACCACGCAGGGCAAGCCGACCCGCACCGGCGCGTCGTTCATCGGACTCGGCACCCATCGCCAGCGCGTGGTGATCTATCCGATCTCGCAGCCGGATCCTTCGACCGGGCTGTCGATGCTGAACTGGATCGCCGAGGTGACGCTCGACAATGCCGAGGGCTGGAAGCAGCAGGGCTGGTTCCGCCAAGTGCCTACCGCGGACTTTGCGCATCATTTCGACGGCTGGGTGTGGGACTGGCTCGACGTGCCGGCGATGATCCGCGGCTCCGACTGCGCCTTCGAAAATCCGATGATCGACCGCGATCCGGTGTCGACCTGGCGCGACGGCCCGGTGGCGCTGCTCGGCGACGCCGCGCATGCGATGTATCCGACCGGCTCCAACGGCGCCAGCCAGGCCATCATCGACGCCCGCGAGCTCGGCGCCGCGCTGGTCACGCATGGCGCCACCGAGGCCGCGCTCGCCGCCTACGACCACAAACTCTGCGGCCCGGTCTCGCAACTGATCCTGCGCAACCGCGGCGCCGGCCCGTTCGGATTGCTGAACCTGGTCGACGAGCGCTGCGGCGGCACCTTCGATAATATCGACGCGGTGATCCCGCCGGCCGAACGCGCGGCGTTCATGGCCGGCTACAAATCCGCGGCGGGATTTGCGATCGAGACGCTGAACGCGGCCGCGCCGACGATCGCGCCGGGTGCGCGGGTGAAGGAGACGGTGGGGGCGTAG
- a CDS encoding YegJ family protein: MSSCIGPSSFAAIIVDKARADKAAGDETARVPNDDPQMAAAVAKARAGLDAFLARADHPAGNQRDFSVKVKVPLGANSELLWLRPFVRDGDGFIGRVVNEPRNVSNLKYGDRLAFKRKDIADWSYTEDGRVVGNYTTCVLIAREPPEQRAAFRAKYGIDCKQ; the protein is encoded by the coding sequence GTGTCGAGTTGCATCGGTCCCTCCTCGTTCGCGGCGATCATCGTCGACAAGGCCCGCGCAGACAAGGCCGCGGGCGACGAGACCGCCCGTGTACCGAATGACGATCCGCAGATGGCTGCGGCGGTCGCCAAAGCTCGCGCCGGGCTGGATGCGTTTCTCGCCCGCGCCGACCATCCCGCCGGCAATCAGCGCGACTTCTCGGTCAAGGTGAAAGTGCCGCTCGGCGCCAACAGCGAGTTACTATGGCTGCGTCCGTTCGTCCGCGACGGCGACGGCTTCATCGGCCGCGTCGTCAACGAGCCACGCAACGTCTCCAATCTGAAATACGGCGACCGCCTCGCCTTCAAGCGAAAGGACATCGCCGATTGGTCCTATACCGAGGATGGACGGGTGGTCGGAAATTATACTACCTGCGTTCTGATCGCACGAGAGCCGCCGGAGCAACGCGCCGCGTTCCGCGCCAAATATGGGATCGATTGCAAGCAATGA
- a CDS encoding DUF6429 family protein: MQLDTDKIDDATLALLYLTLHGGFRAWKGHDWNVLDRLHERDLIENPASKAKSVMFTEEGLQRAKELFEAMFVKPA; the protein is encoded by the coding sequence ATGCAACTCGACACCGACAAGATCGACGATGCCACGCTGGCGCTGCTGTATCTGACGCTGCACGGCGGTTTTCGCGCCTGGAAAGGCCATGACTGGAACGTGCTCGACCGCCTCCACGAACGGGACCTGATCGAGAATCCGGCCAGCAAGGCGAAGTCCGTGATGTTCACCGAGGAGGGGCTGCAGCGCGCCAAGGAATTGTTCGAGGCGATGTTCGTGAAACCGGCGTAG
- a CDS encoding cupin domain-containing protein has product MRHNNPAMALAVLACATDAPVATRAAPHGYPAVPLLSTGTTILGETIHYPAGEAHVTAAIVTLGVGERTILHKHEVPLFAYILEGELTVDYGAYGTRVYRQGDSVIEAMGVAHVGINTGPTPARVLGVYMGATGLKDVTPVN; this is encoded by the coding sequence ATGCGCCACAATAATCCCGCGATGGCGCTCGCCGTCCTTGCCTGCGCGACCGACGCCCCCGTCGCCACGCGGGCCGCGCCGCACGGCTACCCGGCGGTGCCGCTGCTGTCGACCGGCACCACGATCCTGGGCGAGACGATCCACTATCCGGCGGGCGAGGCGCATGTCACCGCCGCCATCGTCACGCTGGGGGTCGGCGAGCGCACCATCCTGCACAAGCACGAGGTGCCGCTGTTCGCCTATATTCTGGAAGGCGAATTGACGGTCGATTACGGCGCCTACGGCACACGGGTCTATCGCCAGGGCGATTCCGTGATCGAGGCGATGGGTGTGGCGCATGTCGGCATCAATACCGGCCCCACGCCGGCGCGCGTGCTCGGGGTATATATGGGGGCGACCGGCCTCAAGGACGTCACGCCGGTCAATTAG
- a CDS encoding DUF2380 domain-containing protein, whose product MRRRQAMALLCGAVLAAARPGHAAVGAVGIAVADFDYTDSSGEAIDQSAAHRARIATFATLLRQNLRQRDYRVIRPDCAAASCTASEMAPAQLIAAARQAGARYLLYGGIRKMSTLVQWGEVQLLDLDREQLVLRRTVTFRGDTDEAFRRAADFVGDTVNGAIAR is encoded by the coding sequence ATGCGACGACGCCAGGCGATGGCGCTGCTGTGCGGCGCAGTGCTGGCCGCGGCGCGCCCAGGCCATGCGGCCGTCGGCGCGGTCGGCATAGCGGTCGCCGATTTCGACTACACGGATAGTTCAGGCGAAGCCATCGACCAGAGCGCGGCGCATCGCGCACGGATTGCGACCTTCGCAACGCTGTTGCGCCAGAATCTGAGGCAGCGGGACTATCGGGTGATCCGGCCGGATTGCGCGGCGGCCTCCTGCACCGCCAGCGAGATGGCGCCCGCGCAGCTGATCGCCGCAGCGCGGCAGGCCGGGGCGCGCTATTTGCTCTATGGCGGCATCCGCAAGATGAGCACGCTGGTGCAATGGGGCGAGGTGCAATTGCTCGATCTCGACCGCGAGCAGCTGGTGCTGCGCCGCACCGTCACCTTCCGCGGCGACACCGACGAAGCCTTCCGCCGCGCCGCCGATTTCGTCGGCGACACCGTCAACGGCGCCATCGCCAGATAG
- a CDS encoding REP-associated tyrosine transposase yields the protein MTNYRRNAIAGGRFFFTVNLAERRLRLLTDHIGLLRGAFHETRQRHPFVIDAIVVLPDHLHAVWTLPDGDRDFATRWRLIKAAFSRGLPTGERISESRARKAERGIWQRRYWEHTLRDDDDLARHIDYIHFNPVKHGLVSRVQDWPHSSFHRMVARGVNPIDWAGDMDVPSDAFGERSP from the coding sequence ATGACGAATTATCGGCGCAACGCCATCGCCGGTGGCCGCTTCTTCTTCACCGTCAATCTCGCGGAGCGCCGGCTGCGGTTGCTGACCGATCACATCGGCCTGTTGCGCGGTGCCTTCCACGAGACGCGGCAGCGCCATCCGTTCGTGATCGACGCGATCGTGGTGTTGCCCGACCACCTTCATGCGGTCTGGACGCTCCCCGATGGCGATCGCGATTTCGCCACGCGCTGGCGGCTAATCAAGGCTGCGTTTTCACGCGGCCTGCCGACGGGCGAACGGATTTCCGAAAGCCGCGCGCGCAAAGCCGAACGCGGCATCTGGCAGCGGCGCTATTGGGAGCATACGCTTCGCGACGACGACGATCTCGCGCGGCATATCGACTACATTCATTTCAACCCGGTGAAACATGGGCTGGTCAGCCGCGTGCAGGATTGGCCGCATTCCTCGTTCCATCGCATGGTCGCGCGCGGGGTCAATCCGATCGATTGGGCCGGCGACATGGACGTCCCAAGCGATGCGTTCGGCGAACGATCGCCGTAG
- a CDS encoding lytic transglycosylase domain-containing protein — MKLPTAVMNCAVALCAAIGLMLSQPALAQKPALAEKTHNSQYDALVAAHAQANGLPESLIHRVIRRESGYRAGLIGRGGTIGLMQIKLGTARSLGYTGTAEGLRDPVTNLTYAVKYLAGAFLAARGDHDRAVAYYAGGYYYVAKRQRATRHAAVAKSRRSIAAAPPATEAIASASTAAPPAAAGSSPGSPKP; from the coding sequence ATGAAACTGCCAACGGCTGTCATGAATTGCGCCGTCGCCCTCTGCGCCGCCATCGGGCTGATGCTGTCGCAGCCGGCGCTCGCCCAGAAGCCCGCCCTCGCCGAGAAAACCCACAACAGCCAATATGACGCCCTGGTGGCGGCCCATGCCCAGGCCAACGGTCTGCCGGAGTCCCTGATCCATCGGGTGATCAGGCGCGAAAGCGGCTATCGCGCCGGGCTGATCGGCCGCGGCGGAACCATCGGCCTGATGCAAATCAAGCTCGGCACCGCGCGCTCGCTTGGCTATACCGGCACCGCCGAAGGGCTGCGCGACCCGGTCACCAACCTGACCTACGCGGTCAAATATCTGGCCGGCGCCTTTCTGGCCGCCCGCGGCGACCACGACCGCGCGGTCGCCTATTATGCCGGTGGCTACTACTATGTCGCCAAGCGGCAGCGCGCGACACGCCACGCCGCTGTCGCCAAATCGCGCCGCAGCATTGCCGCTGCCCCCCCGGCCACCGAGGCGATCGCCTCGGCATCGACCGCCGCGCCGCCGGCGGCCGCCGGTTCAAGCCCTGGCTCGCCGAAGCCCTGA
- a CDS encoding PRC-barrel domain-containing protein, with protein sequence MSGLGRRAIRRNQICRLVRQHFGFTKNYQKRSSARELCSGPCSLCGSGSVDQSVLSDAVVLEAISRKRHSGGTRRGASGWRSTIHEREGISMFAKTFTIGVLGASLMATAAFAETPANKMTNTTNVVSPSAMQQQGDWRASKLMGLDVYNQANEKLGDINELLIDNSGKIQGVVIGVGGFLGVGERDVAVAFDKLQFVNQPVSSNTAMNKSTDSKMANSTTTTTTTTTAPVAGTTTGSAVNTTNAKSGEHRWYPDHAVYNATKDQLKSVPEFKYQNQ encoded by the coding sequence ATGTCTGGCTTAGGTCGGCGGGCGATCCGCCGGAATCAAATTTGCCGCCTTGTCCGACAACATTTTGGCTTTACCAAGAATTATCAGAAACGATCGTCCGCGCGGGAACTTTGCTCCGGCCCATGTTCGCTGTGCGGATCGGGTTCCGTCGATCAGTCGGTTCTGTCGGATGCGGTGGTCCTCGAAGCAATCTCAAGAAAACGACATAGCGGTGGAACGCGTCGCGGTGCAAGCGGTTGGAGAAGCACCATTCACGAACGAGAAGGAATTTCCATGTTCGCAAAAACTTTCACCATTGGCGTTCTTGGTGCCAGCTTGATGGCCACCGCCGCTTTTGCCGAAACCCCCGCCAACAAGATGACCAACACCACCAATGTTGTATCGCCGTCCGCCATGCAGCAGCAGGGCGACTGGCGCGCGTCGAAGCTGATGGGCCTTGATGTCTACAATCAGGCCAATGAGAAGCTCGGCGACATCAACGAATTGCTGATCGACAACAGCGGCAAGATTCAGGGCGTCGTGATCGGCGTCGGCGGATTCCTCGGCGTCGGCGAGCGTGACGTCGCGGTGGCGTTCGACAAGCTGCAGTTTGTCAACCAGCCGGTTTCGTCCAACACGGCGATGAATAAGTCGACCGACAGCAAGATGGCGAACAGCACCACCACGACGACCACGACCACCACTGCGCCGGTTGCCGGCACCACCACCGGTTCCGCGGTGAATACCACCAATGCGAAGTCCGGCGAGCATCGCTGGTATCCGGATCACGCGGTGTATAATGCCACCAAGGACCAGCTGAAGTCGGTTCCCGAGTTCAAATATCAGAACCAGTAA
- a CDS encoding DUF4403 family protein, whose protein sequence is MRLRYILLGGAVLVVSFVASLKVMDWLAPRAVVNPPVLAALPPLPAVRSSTIVVPVSIPLTAIRDVVEHAAPRDFAGKANNPLSKIIKNADIAWTATRGPIKVSSAGGQMALAAPINGSLTAKGSLDSNTQGAVDNALGKLLGGKLAKQIGVKIKSFNANADIKGSIAITARPTLLPNWRVEPNLSAQVVLGDSNVAIAGARFNVPAQVKPAIDKAVNDQLAKLQQRFRDDTALERNARREWDQLCRSIPLQGASVPQGFWLELRPTRAIAAQPRIDSEALTLTLGIEADTRITNVETKPQCPFPASLDLVGPEAAGVKIAIPVDIPFSELGRIVEAQFAGKTFPEDGSDSVTVGDASVAASGDRLLISLKVKAKNSRSFFGFTGDATLHIWGKPVLDQAQQKLRLTDLELAVESEAAFGLVGNAARAAVPYLEKVLAEKAVFDLKPAAINAERRVGTMIADLNRNEDGLRIAAEISNLKLADLAFDANKIRVTTQAEGIVRVTITKLPAELKP, encoded by the coding sequence ATGCGGCTTAGATATATCCTGCTCGGGGGCGCGGTTCTCGTCGTCTCGTTTGTCGCCAGCCTTAAGGTAATGGACTGGCTGGCGCCGCGCGCCGTGGTCAACCCGCCGGTCCTGGCCGCCTTGCCACCGCTGCCCGCGGTGCGCAGTTCGACCATCGTGGTGCCGGTGTCGATTCCGCTGACCGCGATCCGCGATGTTGTCGAACACGCCGCGCCACGCGACTTCGCCGGCAAGGCCAATAATCCGCTGTCCAAGATCATCAAGAACGCCGACATCGCCTGGACCGCGACCCGCGGTCCGATCAAGGTCAGCAGCGCCGGAGGGCAAATGGCGCTGGCCGCGCCGATCAATGGCTCGCTCACCGCCAAGGGCTCGCTCGACAGCAATACCCAGGGCGCGGTCGACAATGCGCTCGGCAAATTGCTCGGCGGCAAATTGGCCAAGCAGATCGGCGTCAAGATCAAGTCCTTCAACGCCAATGCCGACATCAAGGGCAGCATCGCGATCACGGCGCGGCCGACGCTGCTGCCGAACTGGCGGGTCGAGCCGAATCTGTCGGCGCAAGTCGTGCTCGGCGACAGCAATGTCGCCATCGCGGGGGCCCGCTTCAACGTGCCGGCGCAGGTCAAGCCCGCGATCGACAAGGCGGTCAACGACCAGCTGGCGAAATTGCAGCAGCGCTTCCGCGACGACACCGCGCTGGAGCGCAATGCCCGCCGCGAATGGGATCAGCTATGCCGCTCGATTCCATTGCAGGGCGCCTCGGTGCCGCAGGGCTTCTGGCTCGAATTGCGCCCGACCCGCGCCATCGCCGCGCAACCGCGGATCGACAGCGAAGCGCTGACGCTGACGCTCGGCATCGAGGCCGACACCCGGATCACCAACGTAGAGACCAAGCCGCAATGCCCGTTTCCGGCATCGCTCGACCTCGTCGGGCCGGAGGCCGCGGGCGTCAAGATTGCGATCCCGGTCGACATTCCGTTCAGCGAACTCGGCCGGATCGTGGAAGCCCAGTTTGCCGGCAAGACCTTTCCGGAGGACGGCAGCGACAGCGTCACGGTCGGTGACGCGAGCGTTGCCGCCAGCGGCGATCGGCTGCTGATCTCGCTGAAGGTCAAGGCCAAGAACAGCCGCAGCTTCTTCGGTTTTACCGGCGATGCCACGCTGCATATCTGGGGAAAACCGGTGCTCGATCAGGCCCAACAGAAGCTCCGCCTCACCGATCTCGAACTGGCGGTGGAGTCCGAAGCCGCATTCGGCCTGGTCGGCAACGCCGCCCGCGCCGCGGTGCCCTATCTGGAAAAAGTGCTGGCCGAAAAGGCCGTGTTCGATCTGAAGCCCGCCGCGATCAATGCCGAGCGCCGCGTCGGCACGATGATCGCCGATTTGAACCGCAATGAGGACGGCCTGCGCATCGCCGCGGAGATCTCCAACCTCAAGCTGGCTGACCTGGCATTCGACGCCAACAAGATCCGGGTGACCACCCAGGCCGAGGGCATCGTCCGGGTCACCATCACCAAATTGCCGGCTGAGCTGAAACCATAG
- a CDS encoding L,D-transpeptidase — MSYFRLARNGAAFGALMIGSIALSGAAHAAQPLPFPFLPFLLLPQQTAMQPALQLQPEAQPMPQRQAVARDDDDSSADLPARLRRQVVNYDSREAPGTIIIDTPNTYLYYVLGHGRAVRYGIGVGRDGFTWSGTQSITRKAEWPDWTPPAEMIARQPYLPRHMAGGPGNPLGARAMYLGNTIYRIHGTNAPGTIGTRVSSGCIRLVNSDVADLYRRVNVGAKVIVLPQQNRRADSAKGQRG, encoded by the coding sequence ATGTCATATTTCAGGCTCGCCAGAAATGGCGCCGCTTTCGGCGCGCTGATGATCGGCTCCATTGCATTGTCCGGCGCGGCCCATGCCGCCCAACCACTGCCGTTTCCATTCCTGCCGTTCCTGCTGCTGCCGCAGCAAACGGCGATGCAGCCGGCGTTGCAATTGCAGCCCGAGGCGCAGCCGATGCCGCAGCGCCAAGCCGTCGCACGCGACGACGATGATTCCAGCGCGGACCTGCCGGCTCGGCTGCGGCGCCAGGTGGTGAATTATGACAGCCGCGAAGCCCCCGGCACGATCATTATCGATACGCCAAACACTTATCTTTACTATGTGCTCGGCCATGGCCGCGCGGTGCGCTATGGCATAGGCGTCGGCCGCGACGGCTTCACCTGGTCGGGCACGCAGTCGATCACCAGGAAAGCCGAGTGGCCGGACTGGACCCCGCCCGCCGAAATGATCGCGCGCCAGCCCTATCTTCCGCGCCATATGGCCGGCGGCCCCGGCAATCCGCTCGGCGCCCGGGCGATGTATCTGGGCAATACGATCTACCGCATTCACGGCACCAACGCGCCGGGCACTATCGGCACCCGGGTCTCGTCCGGCTGCATCCGCTTGGTCAATAGTGACGTCGCCGACCTCTATCGGCGGGTCAATGTTGGCGCCAAGGTGATCGTGCTGCCGCAGCAGAACCGCCGCGCCGACAGTGCGAAAGGTCAGCGCGGCTGA
- a CDS encoding tryptophanase produces MASVKFYGNEAVPLEMHKVRIVQKLNLPPIERRLEKISAAGNNTFLLQNADVFLDMLTDSGVNAMSDQQQAAMMVADDSYAGSATYTRLEAKLRDIFGMRYFLPTHQGRACEHILAKVLVTPGSVVPMNYHFTTTKAHITLQGGSVEELVTDAGLEVVSAEPFKGNMDIAKLRALIRARGADNIAFVRMESGTNLIGGQPISLQNLADVSAVCRDSGILLVLDASLLADNLYFNKVREDVCKDLSIREIARATADLCDIVYFSARKLGCARGGGICIRDEAIYQKMRPMVPLYEGFLTYGGMSVREMEALTVGLEETMDEDMINQGPQFIAYMVDQLLERGVPVITPPGGLGCHVNAKDFVDHIPQDQYPAGALAAALYIASGIRGMERGTLSEQREPDGREVFANMELVRLALPRRVFTLSQVKYAVDRIAWLYDNRALIGGLKFVEEPEVLRFFYGLLTPVSDWQERLVAKFRADFGDSL; encoded by the coding sequence ATGGCAAGCGTAAAGTTTTACGGCAACGAGGCGGTGCCGCTGGAAATGCACAAGGTGCGGATCGTCCAGAAGCTGAACCTGCCGCCGATCGAACGCCGGCTGGAAAAAATCTCGGCGGCGGGCAACAACACCTTTCTGCTGCAAAACGCCGACGTCTTTCTCGACATGTTGACCGATTCCGGCGTCAATGCCATGAGCGACCAGCAGCAGGCCGCGATGATGGTCGCCGACGATTCCTACGCCGGCAGCGCCACCTATACGAGGCTGGAAGCCAAGCTGCGCGACATCTTCGGGATGCGCTATTTCCTGCCGACCCATCAGGGCCGCGCCTGCGAGCACATCTTGGCCAAGGTGCTGGTGACGCCGGGTTCGGTGGTGCCGATGAATTATCACTTCACCACCACCAAGGCGCATATCACCCTGCAGGGCGGCAGCGTCGAGGAACTGGTGACCGACGCCGGGCTGGAAGTGGTCAGCGCCGAGCCGTTCAAAGGCAATATGGACATCGCCAAATTGCGGGCGCTGATCCGCGCCCGCGGCGCCGACAACATCGCCTTCGTGCGGATGGAATCCGGCACCAATCTGATCGGTGGCCAGCCGATCTCGCTGCAGAACCTCGCCGATGTCAGCGCGGTGTGCCGCGATTCCGGCATCCTGCTGGTGCTCGACGCCAGCCTGCTGGCCGACAATCTGTATTTCAACAAGGTCCGCGAGGACGTCTGCAAGGATCTCAGCATCCGCGAGATCGCCCGCGCCACCGCCGACCTCTGCGACATCGTCTATTTCTCGGCGCGCAAGCTCGGCTGCGCCCGCGGCGGCGGCATCTGCATTCGCGACGAGGCGATCTACCAAAAAATGCGGCCGATGGTGCCGCTCTATGAGGGCTTCCTCACCTATGGGGGGATGTCGGTGCGCGAGATGGAAGCGCTCACGGTCGGCCTCGAAGAGACCATGGACGAGGACATGATCAACCAGGGGCCGCAATTCATCGCCTATATGGTGGATCAGCTGCTGGAGCGCGGCGTGCCGGTGATCACCCCGCCGGGCGGGCTCGGCTGCCACGTCAACGCCAAGGACTTCGTCGACCACATCCCGCAGGACCAGTACCCGGCCGGCGCACTGGCGGCGGCGCTGTACATCGCCAGCGGGATTCGCGGCATGGAGCGCGGCACGCTGTCGGAACAGCGCGAGCCGGATGGGCGCGAAGTGTTCGCCAATATGGAGCTGGTGCGGCTCGCGCTGCCGCGCCGCGTGTTCACGCTGTCGCAGGTCAAATACGCGGTCGACCGCATCGCCTGGCTGTACGACAACCGCGCGCTGATCGGCGGCTTGAAATTCGTCGAGGAGCCCGAGGTGCTGCGCTTCTTCTACGGGCTGCTGACGCCGGTGTCGGACTGGCAGGAGCGGCTGGTGGCGAAATTCCGCGCCGATTTCGGCGACAGCCTGTAA